In one window of Brassica rapa cultivar Chiifu-401-42 chromosome A07, CAAS_Brap_v3.01, whole genome shotgun sequence DNA:
- the LOC103829490 gene encoding uncharacterized protein LOC103829490 has protein sequence MLLKQWSLRKKKDLSPLPEADTGGVTVIESSTPIAETASSKTNSALQPEDATTRACSIQYETSISLLGADKDGGVIVTESSTPIAEAASSKTNNGSQTEHIQKPDDESTKPVTLRFSRDCFLYKAWYVVVIYNATNQMS, from the exons ATGCTCTTGAAGCAATGGAGTCTCAGAAAAAAAA AAGATCTCTCTCCTTTGCCTGAAGCTGACACCGGTGGTGTTACTGTGATAGAAAGCTCGACTCCCATTGCCGAAACAGCTTCATCCAAGACGAACAGTGCGTTGCAACCAGAAGATGCTACAACTAGAGCTTGTTCAATTCAGTATGAAACATCTATTTCTCTTTTAGGAG CAGACAAAGACGGTGGCGTTATTGTTACAGAGAGTTCAACTCCCATTGCAGAGGCAGCTTCTTCCAAGACTAACAATGGATCTCAAACAGAACATATACAGAAACCAGATGATGAATCTACAAAGCCTGTTACTCTCAGGTTTTCAAGAGATTGTTTCTTGTACAAAGCCTGGTATGTTGTTGTTATCTACAATGCCACCAATCAAATGAGTTGA